One window of Cryptosporangium aurantiacum genomic DNA carries:
- a CDS encoding AAA domain-containing protein, with protein MGVTVLTSDPAAEAARTTDAILADLRSGTSRGIVVDSPPGAGKSTLVVRAAVELARAGEPLMIVAQTNEQVDDLIVRLSDALGSARPDARIGRLSRGGFVAPPRIADLPNLVVSSSLGDLNDPLVTIATAAKWAHVKDRVWPWAIVDEAYQMRSDALLTLAARFERALFVGDPGQLDPFSTVENDRWRGLTWDPMQSAVSVLLRNNPDVPVHRLPVSWRLPHTAQDVVASAFYPFTGFRTGTGPGERELGFTVARFGRNAEDAVLAKAAESGWGLLELPRRHTIRTDGEAVDAVAAVARRLIERGATARDGTTVTPIGPDRIAVGAAHRDQVAAIRRALDDHPRIVVDTANRLQGREYDVTVFLHPLSGRRDATAFHLEAGRLCVLASRHRQACIVVARAGIRDLLDAHPSSAPVHLGDPVKFPDGWAANQTMMAHLESHSVQW; from the coding sequence CTGGGAGTGACCGTTCTGACGTCCGACCCCGCCGCCGAAGCCGCCCGGACGACCGACGCGATCCTCGCCGACCTGCGGTCCGGCACGTCTCGCGGGATCGTCGTCGACTCGCCGCCCGGCGCGGGCAAGTCGACGCTCGTGGTGCGTGCCGCCGTCGAGCTGGCGCGGGCCGGCGAGCCGCTGATGATCGTCGCGCAGACCAACGAGCAGGTCGACGACCTGATCGTCCGGCTCTCCGACGCGCTGGGCTCCGCCCGGCCGGACGCGCGGATCGGCCGCCTGTCCCGCGGCGGGTTCGTGGCGCCGCCCCGGATCGCCGACCTGCCCAACCTCGTGGTCTCCAGCAGCCTCGGCGACCTCAACGACCCGCTGGTGACGATCGCGACCGCGGCGAAGTGGGCGCACGTGAAGGACCGCGTCTGGCCGTGGGCGATCGTCGACGAGGCGTACCAGATGCGCTCGGACGCGCTGCTCACGCTGGCCGCCCGGTTCGAACGCGCGCTGTTCGTCGGCGACCCGGGTCAGCTCGACCCGTTCTCGACCGTGGAGAACGACCGCTGGCGCGGTCTGACCTGGGATCCGATGCAGAGCGCCGTCTCGGTGCTGCTGCGGAACAACCCCGACGTCCCGGTGCACCGGCTCCCGGTGTCGTGGCGGCTGCCGCACACGGCTCAGGACGTCGTCGCGTCGGCGTTCTACCCGTTCACGGGGTTCCGCACCGGCACCGGCCCGGGCGAGCGAGAGCTCGGGTTCACGGTCGCCCGCTTCGGCCGCAACGCCGAGGACGCCGTGCTGGCCAAGGCGGCCGAGAGCGGATGGGGCCTGCTGGAGCTCCCGCGGCGGCACACGATCCGCACCGACGGGGAGGCCGTGGACGCGGTCGCGGCGGTGGCCAGGCGGCTGATCGAACGCGGCGCCACCGCCCGCGACGGCACCACCGTCACGCCGATCGGCCCGGACCGGATCGCGGTCGGTGCGGCCCACCGCGACCAGGTCGCCGCGATCCGCAGGGCCCTCGACGACCACCCGCGCATCGTGGTCGACACCGCCAACCGGCTGCAGGGCCGCGAGTACGACGTCACGGTGTTCCTGCACCCGCTGTCCGGCCGCCGGGACGCGACCGCGTTCCACCTGGAGGCAGGACGGCTGTGCGTGCTGGCCTCCCGGCACCGGCAGGCGTGCATCGTGGTGGCCCGGGCGGGGATCCGCGACCTGCTCGACGCGCATCCGTCCAGCGCGCCGGTGCACCTCGGCGATCCGGTGAAGTTCCCGGACGGGTGGGCCGCCAACCAGACGATGATGGCCCACCTGGAGTCCCACAGCGTCCAGTGGTGA